AGTTCGACAGCGGCGAGTCACCGGCTTCCTGGGTCACACGCCAGCGGAACGGCCACTTGCCGGATTTCACATGCACGAAACTGTCCTTGGTCTGCATTACCAGGAAGATGATGCTGTTGCGGGACTTGCCCACCGGGTTGAGCATGCGCAGCGACTTGAGCGGCTGGCGCAGCATGCTGACCAGCATACTGATTTGCCGCGGCACACGGCCGTTGGATTCGGTAATCGGCACCGCGCTCTGCAGGGCAAAGTTGAAATCCCCATAGGGCGCAAAGCGCACGATCTCGATGCGGGTCTCGTCGTCCGGGTCGAACATGCTGGTGATGGCGGGGCCTTCACAGACTTCCCGCGGTTTGCCGTTTTTATCCTTGTAGTCACTGGTGGCGACGATCAGAGTTTCGGAGTTGGTGCGCACCTGGCGGCCGAGCTGCGCTGAGAGATTCGGCAGGGTGCGGTCCTTGTCGCGGGCCTTCAGCAGCAGCGGGATAGTGCCAAACACACCGGCGGAGACCACTACACCGCGGGTGCGGATCTTGTACGGTTTCTTGAACAGCAACGCGGTGGAGCTCTGTACCGTCAGCTCGTACCCGGCGCTGCCATCGCGCACGCCTTCGGCATTGGGCAGCGGCTCGATGCGGGTGACCTCGCTCTCCGCGCGGATCTCCACGCCGTTGCGCTCGGCAAACCAAAGGTAGTTTTTCTCCAGGGTGTTCTTGGCGTTGTGGCGGCAGCCCATCATGCAACCGCCGCAGTGCTGGCAGCTGTTGCGCTCGGGACCATCGCCATTGAAATAGGGGTCGCCGCGGTCCTTGCCGCTCTTGTCTTCCGGATCTTCCGGGAACAGCACACCGGTGTTCACCACCTGGAAAGAGTCCTCACGGCCCATGCGGCGGGCGGTTTCCTTCAGGGTCTCATCGGCAGCGTTGCCGTAGGGGTTCTTGGCTACGCCGATCATGCGCTGGGCCAGGCCGTAAAACGGCAGCAGGCGTTGTTTCCAGTCCTTGTGTACCCGCGACCAGGGCTCGGACTCGAACACCTCGTCGGTGGGGATCAGATGCACATTGGCGTAAATCAGCGAACCGCCGCCGACACCGGCGCCGTGCAGCGCGGTCACCTTGCTGGTCATGCTCACCTGGATGGTGCCGGTCAGCCCCAGCTTGGGAGCCCACAGGAACTTCTTGATGTTCCAGGAGTTGTTGGAGAAATCCTTGTCTTTCCAGCGCTTGCCTTTCTCCAGCATCAGCACCCGGTGGCCCTTTTCGCTCAGGCGCAGGGCACTGCAGGAACCGCCAAAACCGGATCCGATGATGACCTGGTCAAAATCAAATTTCTCGCTCACCGCAGACGCTCCTCTGGAGGTTTTCACAGTTCTTATTGTTGGATGTCGATGTATCACAGCGAGGATAGAGGAGCACAGGCAATAGAATTTGATATTTCTCGCCACCACCTGGAGGAGTACCGGGGAGCAGCGTACGGTCATTTCGGTATTCTCGGCGCGGGAAGCCCGGGAAGAGAAGGGGTGTGAAGATATGGTGAGTGAAGGGGTGTGAAGGTATGGTGAGTGAAGGTATGGTGAGTGAAGGTATGGGGAGGGCGTAAGCCCTCCCCGGATCAATGCCACAGTGCAGGAGGCGTCAGAAGTTGTACGTCACCTTGCCGTAGACAAAGCGACCGCGCGGATCGTGCTGGCTGGATACGTAGCCGTACAGGTCCGAGTCGCCGTCACCGATGGCGAAGGGGGGCTTCTCATCCAGGGCGTTGTCAGCGCCGAGGCTCAGCACCAGATTTTCAAAGCCGGTATAACGGGCCTGCAGGTTCACGGTCATAAACGAATCCACCATACGGGATTTGTTGGTGTCGTAGTCCAGGGTGCCATCAAAGTCGATATCGGGCGTGTCCTCAAATTCGCCGATATAGTTCAGCCCAAGGGTGAAGGCAAAGGTATCGCGAGCCCAGTCGGCGGAGGCCGCCCAGCGGTGCTCGGGATACTCGTACTCACCGGCCAGTTCCCGGCTTACGAAAGCGTCACCGGCGGAATTCAGTTCCACCCGCTCAAACTCCGCAAGATAGGAGTAGTCGAGGCGCAGGCCGAGGTCGCCACCGGCGACCGTCAGCGCCGAATACACCATACTCAGGTCAATCCCGGACACATTCTGCTCGCCGATATTGATAAAGCCGCTGTTGATGGATTGCAGGGAACCGAGCGACTCGCCAGGTAGCGCTGCAGAGCGGACGCAGACGCTACTGTTCTGGTCGTTACAGAACTGGCTGTACAGGTAGCCGAAAGGTACCGCATCGATCTTGCCTTCCTGGGTAATACGCCACAAGTCCAGTGACAGCTGCATATTGTCGAGCGGCTTGATTACCGCGCCCAGATTAAAGGACTCGGACTCTTCCGCCTCCAGATCCTCGTTGCCGGAAAATACGATGTTGTAGTCGGTGCTGGCACAGTAGGCCTCGTTGATGGCGCAGCCATAGGTGTCGATAAAGAACAGGGATTCCTGGGACGGGCCCAGGCCGATCTGCGCCAGAGACGGTGCGCGGAAACCGGTACCCCAGGAGGCGCGCAGCGACAGTGCATCACTGGCGGTCCACAGCAGGTTGATCATTGGGTTGGTGGTGCTGCCAAAATCGCTGTAATCGTCGTAGCGGCCGGCGAGGGTCAGATCCAGGTTGGCCGCCAGGGGAATGGCAAACTCGACGAAGGCCGAATTGATATCCCGACTCGCCGCGGCGGACACCGACTCGGTGCCAAAAATCAGGCCGCGCTGGAACTGGTCGTCGGGGATATCGGACGCGCTTTCCTCCCGGCGTTCAAGACCGGCGGCCATGGCAATAGCGCCATTGGCGGTATCGAAAAGTTCGCCGCTGATGGTGAAGTCCAAACTGCGCAATTCGGATTTACCCTGGCGCACCAAACTGGT
This is a stretch of genomic DNA from Microbulbifer bruguierae. It encodes these proteins:
- a CDS encoding GMC family oxidoreductase yields the protein MSEKFDFDQVIIGSGFGGSCSALRLSEKGHRVLMLEKGKRWKDKDFSNNSWNIKKFLWAPKLGLTGTIQVSMTSKVTALHGAGVGGGSLIYANVHLIPTDEVFESEPWSRVHKDWKQRLLPFYGLAQRMIGVAKNPYGNAADETLKETARRMGREDSFQVVNTGVLFPEDPEDKSGKDRGDPYFNGDGPERNSCQHCGGCMMGCRHNAKNTLEKNYLWFAERNGVEIRAESEVTRIEPLPNAEGVRDGSAGYELTVQSSTALLFKKPYKIRTRGVVVSAGVFGTIPLLLKARDKDRTLPNLSAQLGRQVRTNSETLIVATSDYKDKNGKPREVCEGPAITSMFDPDDETRIEIVRFAPYGDFNFALQSAVPITESNGRVPRQISMLVSMLRQPLKSLRMLNPVGKSRNSIIFLVMQTKDSFVHVKSGKWPFRWRVTQEAGDSPLSNYFPIAHETARHYIDAAGGGTAGNVVTEVLTGAPSTAHLMGGVAIGSSADNGVVDDTGAVFGYQNLRVIDGSLIPGNLGVNPSLTILALSEYAWSKAPVFNRERAEKITPVRFSEALPGNMSALTGSGDLHGVICRSGVADTATDTATTDEPVAG